A section of the Gemmatimonadota bacterium genome encodes:
- a CDS encoding phosphatase PAP2 family protein, with protein MGKVIVFVLLLSTPAYAQDGEKAARAVSWVALGAGVALDTVDAFKQDDKKRALAAEGVGLVATGLSTLAMKKAFPEDRPCAKQMDCGNEDPHASWWSGHSANACFMVPTTSKAMWVTGSVLAGFVIIGRIAGNRHYWWDTAAGCADGIVMHQVMRKVFKTR; from the coding sequence TTGGGTAAGGTCATCGTCTTCGTCCTTCTCTTGTCGACTCCAGCCTACGCGCAGGATGGTGAGAAAGCAGCGCGTGCCGTCAGTTGGGTGGCGCTCGGCGCAGGCGTGGCGCTCGACACCGTTGATGCCTTTAAGCAGGACGACAAGAAGCGAGCGCTGGCCGCCGAAGGCGTTGGCTTGGTCGCTACTGGTCTGTCTACTCTGGCGATGAAGAAGGCGTTCCCGGAAGATCGTCCATGCGCAAAACAGATGGACTGCGGTAACGAAGATCCACACGCGTCGTGGTGGTCCGGTCATTCGGCGAATGCGTGCTTCATGGTGCCCACGACTAGCAAGGCGATGTGGGTCACCGGATCCGTGCTCGCGGGATTCGTCATAATCGGTCGCATCGCGGGCAATCGACACTACTGGTGGGATACGGCAGCTGGTTGCGCTGACGGCATCGTGATGCATCAAGTCATGCGGAAGGTCTTCAAGACGCGATGA
- a CDS encoding AAA family ATPase codes for MHAIARGFKPGPRSRIGPLELYDSGRYFTVTGRHIAGTPLTVEVRTSEIAILYAKMFPPEEEVVKANGHGSSNKLTDESILSRAKASKNGQKFSALWSGDLSGHDNDHSKADAALCSILAYWTNRDAEKMDRLFRQSKLMRPKWDEKRGVQRYSEKTIALAIVNTAVGFDPDGRVEFILASDVQTVKLEWLWHARLALGAITLFEGGPEKGKSTILVDLAARVTTGESFPGEMETRQPGNVVMLIAEDDIQTTVVPRLIAAGADLGRVSFLGATKDEKGDVVPFQMSDDCERLRIECARFNATFIVVDPLVSYLGSRKGRVLNTNNDLEVRKALGPLKELAERLRASVAAIRHYRKGAGTDAMEAGGGSVGFAALVRVIVAALPDPDDPSKYLLAVAKNNLVAKNKRPALSYEIIPSKADPSIGSIAWGEKMEMSAGEILQAQAVANRQAEKETEPHGKTGEALAFLETFLADEGWHPTVDIMKTAKELHGLSEFAVRRAKEKTTIQVEKQGRQWFWRLHVSGVTTSL; via the coding sequence GTGCACGCCATCGCGCGCGGCTTCAAGCCTGGTCCACGTTCTCGCATTGGTCCGCTCGAACTTTATGACAGCGGACGCTATTTCACGGTCACGGGACGACATATCGCTGGCACGCCGCTAACCGTCGAGGTGCGTACGAGCGAGATCGCCATCCTCTATGCGAAGATGTTTCCACCGGAAGAGGAAGTCGTCAAGGCGAACGGCCACGGATCGTCAAACAAGCTGACTGACGAATCAATCCTCTCGCGCGCCAAGGCATCGAAGAACGGTCAAAAGTTTTCTGCCCTGTGGAGCGGTGACTTGTCTGGTCACGACAACGACCACAGCAAGGCGGATGCTGCCCTATGCTCGATCCTCGCCTACTGGACGAACCGCGACGCCGAGAAGATGGACCGCCTCTTCAGGCAGAGCAAGTTGATGCGACCGAAGTGGGACGAGAAGCGCGGCGTGCAGAGGTATAGCGAGAAGACAATTGCACTCGCCATCGTCAATACGGCGGTCGGCTTCGATCCAGACGGGCGCGTCGAGTTCATCCTCGCTTCCGACGTACAGACTGTGAAGCTTGAGTGGCTGTGGCATGCACGCTTGGCGCTTGGCGCCATCACGCTTTTCGAAGGCGGTCCAGAGAAAGGCAAGTCAACGATCTTGGTCGACCTTGCTGCGCGTGTCACGACCGGTGAATCATTTCCCGGCGAAATGGAGACGCGTCAGCCAGGCAACGTCGTCATGTTGATCGCCGAAGATGACATTCAGACAACGGTAGTACCTCGTCTCATTGCAGCTGGTGCTGACCTCGGTCGCGTGTCATTCCTTGGAGCAACGAAGGACGAGAAGGGCGACGTCGTTCCGTTTCAGATGAGCGATGATTGCGAACGCCTGCGCATCGAGTGCGCACGATTCAATGCGACGTTCATCGTCGTCGATCCGCTCGTCAGCTACCTTGGCAGCCGCAAGGGACGCGTCTTGAACACAAACAATGACCTCGAGGTGCGCAAGGCACTTGGACCACTGAAGGAGTTGGCAGAACGACTCCGCGCATCAGTCGCTGCCATTCGACACTACCGCAAGGGCGCTGGCACTGACGCTATGGAAGCGGGTGGAGGTTCGGTCGGCTTCGCCGCGCTCGTCAGGGTCATCGTTGCCGCGCTGCCAGATCCGGACGATCCTTCGAAATACCTGCTCGCCGTCGCGAAAAACAATCTCGTCGCCAAGAACAAGCGCCCTGCACTCTCGTATGAAATCATCCCATCGAAAGCTGATCCATCGATCGGCTCCATCGCGTGGGGTGAAAAGATGGAGATGTCGGCTGGCGAGATCCTTCAAGCACAAGCCGTTGCCAATCGACAGGCGGAGAAAGAAACGGAACCTCACGGGAAGACCGGCGAGGCGCTTGCCTTCCTTGAAACGTTCCTCGCCGATGAGGGTTGGCATCCAACCGTCGACATCATGAAGACAGCGAAAGAACTTCACGGGCTATCAGAATTCGCCGTGCGTCGTGCAAAAGAAAAGACGACGATACAAGTTGAGAAGCAAGGACGACAGTGGTTCTGGCGCTTGCACGTCAGTGGAGTAACTACTTCTCTTTAA
- a CDS encoding anti-CBASS Acb1 family protein has product MVEEPVPEAKPRFNEEQMRFLSVLLDRSLFSRQAGFQFDGRRDLYDIFGYDRIVTSQQYRDEYARGGIAKQIIEAFPKATWREGVELFEDEDPKVSTPFEKAWNDLWKQHGIGNKLLSADILAGQSTYSVVLLGAPGFLDTELPRGTKLLYLQPFFGGGGPGNQARSPSGRMQSSDEDVTIEEFDVDPESERFGEPLWYRIRRTDLSSPMLARRVHWSRVIHICEGAHDNNVYGIPTLEAIWNLLFDLEKITGGGGESAFQRAKHTLNANIQKDVAFSPDDLTAMKAIFEEYQHGITNFLPTRGMDVKLIESKPFDFGSNADAILKQIAGTTGIPMRILTGSEMGSLASEQDAENFDSRVQDRRTLHAGPNILRKLANRLIAYGILPEPKKGPDQYETGWPTEEEDDNQKADYGVKLATINKTQGKIIITDDEIRAMAFKLEPLTEEQKQAIADEAAEKMQQAQDAMQQTKQVDDQSNPLPAKAKVPALKAAEDRDLLRVLEAAIRSGDQDTVAKVIGLSSYKYGSTQVQLPPSVADKLIAYGLGIPDADVDEAAGGRETDAHVTVKYGLVAPDAAVLGDVQVTLNGSLTALKKVGSLSFTLGKTGYFAGANYDVVYVDVKGEDLAAVNRAIAAKLPCVPSDHPTYQPHATVAYVKPGTGEKYAGWAGLDGVTVYVEMITLTDADGNRAEVALG; this is encoded by the coding sequence GTGGTAGAAGAACCAGTACCCGAAGCCAAGCCACGCTTCAACGAAGAGCAGATGCGCTTCCTCAGCGTGCTGCTCGACCGCTCGCTGTTTTCGCGCCAGGCGGGCTTCCAGTTCGACGGCCGGCGCGACCTCTACGATATCTTCGGCTACGATCGCATCGTCACGTCGCAGCAGTACCGCGACGAATATGCGCGCGGCGGCATCGCGAAGCAGATCATCGAGGCGTTCCCCAAGGCCACGTGGCGCGAGGGCGTCGAGTTGTTCGAGGATGAAGACCCGAAGGTCAGCACGCCGTTCGAGAAGGCCTGGAACGATCTGTGGAAGCAGCACGGCATCGGCAACAAGCTGCTGAGTGCAGACATCCTTGCGGGACAGTCGACGTACAGCGTCGTCCTGCTCGGTGCTCCTGGCTTCTTGGACACCGAGCTGCCGCGCGGCACGAAGCTCCTTTACCTCCAGCCGTTCTTCGGCGGCGGTGGACCTGGCAACCAGGCGCGCAGCCCGTCAGGCCGCATGCAGTCGTCGGACGAAGACGTCACCATCGAGGAGTTCGACGTCGATCCTGAGTCGGAACGCTTCGGCGAGCCGCTCTGGTACCGCATCCGGCGCACCGACCTCTCCTCGCCGATGCTCGCACGACGGGTGCATTGGTCGCGCGTCATTCATATCTGCGAAGGGGCGCACGACAACAACGTCTACGGCATCCCGACGCTGGAAGCGATATGGAACCTGCTGTTCGACCTGGAGAAGATCACCGGCGGCGGCGGTGAGTCGGCCTTCCAGCGCGCCAAGCATACGCTGAATGCCAACATCCAGAAGGACGTCGCGTTCAGCCCAGATGACCTCACCGCGATGAAGGCGATCTTCGAGGAGTACCAGCACGGCATCACGAACTTCCTGCCGACACGCGGCATGGACGTCAAGCTCATCGAGAGCAAGCCGTTCGACTTCGGATCGAACGCCGACGCCATCCTGAAGCAGATTGCTGGCACGACCGGCATTCCGATGCGCATCCTGACGGGCAGCGAGATGGGGTCGCTCGCCTCGGAGCAGGACGCCGAGAACTTCGACTCGCGCGTTCAGGATCGTCGCACGCTTCATGCCGGGCCAAACATCCTTCGGAAATTGGCTAACCGCCTCATTGCCTATGGTATCTTGCCCGAGCCGAAGAAGGGACCGGACCAATACGAGACTGGTTGGCCGACCGAGGAGGAAGACGACAATCAGAAGGCAGACTACGGCGTTAAGCTCGCTACAATCAACAAGACGCAGGGCAAGATCATTATCACGGATGACGAAATCCGTGCGATGGCCTTCAAGCTCGAACCGCTGACCGAGGAGCAAAAGCAAGCGATTGCCGATGAGGCAGCCGAGAAGATGCAGCAGGCGCAAGACGCGATGCAGCAGACGAAGCAAGTCGACGATCAAAGCAATCCATTGCCAGCAAAGGCCAAAGTGCCCGCGCTCAAAGCTGCTGAAGACCGTGACTTGCTCCGTGTGCTGGAGGCGGCCATCCGGTCAGGTGACCAGGACACGGTCGCCAAGGTCATCGGCCTGTCGTCTTATAAGTATGGCTCGACGCAAGTGCAACTGCCGCCGTCGGTCGCCGACAAGCTGATCGCGTATGGTCTGGGCATTCCGGATGCGGATGTCGACGAGGCAGCGGGTGGCCGAGAGACGGACGCGCACGTCACTGTGAAGTATGGTCTCGTGGCACCCGATGCCGCAGTGCTCGGAGATGTACAGGTAACGCTGAACGGTAGCCTCACGGCACTCAAGAAGGTCGGGTCGCTGTCGTTCACCCTCGGGAAGACCGGTTATTTTGCGGGCGCCAACTACGACGTAGTCTACGTGGACGTCAAGGGCGAGGACCTTGCAGCCGTCAACCGGGCCATCGCGGCGAAGCTGCCCTGTGTGCCGAGCGACCACCCGACCTACCAGCCGCATGCGACCGTCGCCTACGTGAAGCCCGGCACCGGAGAGAAGTATGCTGGATGGGCTGGACTTGACGGCGTGACGGTCTACGTCGAGATGATCACACTGACGGACGCCGACGGGAACCGGGCCGAGGTGGCGCTTGGGTAA
- a CDS encoding terminase small subunit, with protein sequence MASEELPSLTPRRAAFVQEYLIDLNGAQAAIRAGYAPNSASVEATRLLADASVAAAVERAKAQRFARVNTNADSVLHEVSLLAQSCVEHYEVDDYGNLRPAEGAPEGAMRAISSVKKKIRHAKDGSITYEVEFRLWDKPGSLKLMGKHAGVAACFDKLEVTGKDGGPIAITQVRSIIVDPKADE encoded by the coding sequence TTGGCTTCAGAAGAGCTTCCCTCACTTACTCCAAGACGCGCTGCGTTCGTCCAGGAGTATCTGATCGACCTGAATGGCGCACAAGCGGCCATACGCGCAGGTTATGCACCAAACTCTGCAAGTGTAGAAGCTACACGCCTGCTAGCTGATGCTAGTGTAGCGGCAGCCGTCGAGCGTGCCAAAGCGCAACGCTTCGCGCGCGTCAACACGAACGCTGACAGCGTGCTCCACGAAGTCTCACTCCTTGCGCAATCATGCGTCGAGCACTACGAGGTCGACGATTACGGCAACCTGCGACCGGCGGAAGGCGCACCAGAAGGCGCCATGCGCGCCATCTCCTCCGTCAAGAAAAAGATACGCCACGCGAAGGACGGCAGCATCACCTATGAAGTAGAGTTCCGCCTCTGGGATAAGCCTGGCTCTTTGAAGTTGATGGGCAAGCACGCAGGCGTCGCTGCGTGCTTCGACAAGCTTGAGGTCACGGGCAAGGACGGCGGACCGATCGCCATCACGCAAGTGCGCAGCATAATCGTGGATCCGAAGGCCGATGAATGA
- a CDS encoding phage minor head protein has protein sequence MISFPLAPERGARLLLQAYKNVRHLRKSRETALHVTADKHVALIQKVVQAAFDAGRKVGAKSAPSTVKKALIESLPPILLAALEDCGNTALDMLPQRRAAKEPSKRSFVKLKMRFDASNPDAADWAREHALELADDISETSAERIKEAIAIEQETGEDAYDEILDAIGDESRAEMIARTEAMDAANEGLAQGWSQAVEEGLLTGDEKKVWIAAGDPCPECEEVDGEEVLMDEDFSVGDDPPLHPNCRCTMGLTS, from the coding sequence ATGATTTCCTTTCCCTTGGCGCCAGAACGCGGCGCACGACTGCTGTTGCAGGCGTATAAGAACGTGCGTCACCTGAGGAAGAGTCGGGAGACCGCGCTTCATGTGACGGCAGACAAGCACGTTGCGCTGATCCAGAAAGTCGTCCAAGCGGCGTTTGACGCTGGGCGGAAGGTCGGTGCTAAGAGTGCACCAAGTACCGTTAAGAAGGCGTTGATCGAGAGTCTCCCACCAATCTTGCTCGCCGCTCTCGAAGACTGCGGTAACACCGCTCTTGATATGTTGCCTCAACGTAGAGCAGCAAAAGAACCCTCGAAGCGATCGTTCGTTAAGCTCAAGATGCGCTTCGACGCCAGCAACCCAGACGCCGCAGACTGGGCACGAGAACACGCCCTCGAACTCGCCGACGACATCTCCGAGACGTCCGCCGAGCGCATCAAGGAAGCCATCGCCATTGAGCAAGAAACCGGCGAGGACGCCTACGATGAGATCCTCGACGCCATCGGCGACGAGTCGCGCGCCGAGATGATCGCAAGGACCGAGGCCATGGACGCGGCGAACGAGGGTCTGGCGCAGGGCTGGTCGCAGGCGGTCGAAGAAGGCTTACTTACTGGCGACGAGAAGAAGGTCTGGATTGCGGCTGGCGATCCGTGCCCGGAGTGCGAAGAGGTCGATGGCGAAGAGGTGCTAATGGACGAGGACTTCTCCGTCGGCGACGACCCGCCGCTGCATCCGAACTGTCGGTGCACCATGGGGTTGACTTCGTGA
- a CDS encoding PBSX family phage terminase large subunit: MISFLLALTVVSAAPAGRTVDFPTARIYAPFLKPSRYKGAYGGRGSAKSHEFAKNVLKRCIEKPGTRVVCVREVQRTLDQSVKRLLEDKIKAFGLDSEFHIANTQIETPGDGLIIFQGMQDHTADSIKSLEGFDVAWVEEAQTVSDRSLTLLRPTIREPESELWFSWNPRHSTDPIDALLRGKEKLPDSIVVGSTYADNPWFPEVLRKEMEWDKRRDYEKYEHVWGGGYEKHSESRVFKNWKQEEFVAPSDAVFKYGADWGFSVDPSTLVRCHVAGRKLFVDYEAYQIGVEIDHLGALFDKVPGAREWEIVADSARPETISYLQRHGFPRMVAAKKGPNSVKEGVIFLQNYDIVVHPRCVQTIKELTHYSYEVDKQTGTVTPILADDKNHIIDPLRYATEKLRAAGGGLTW, encoded by the coding sequence ATGATTTCATTCTTGCTGGCACTCACCGTGGTTAGTGCAGCACCAGCGGGGCGCACGGTTGACTTTCCGACAGCGCGCATCTATGCGCCGTTCTTGAAACCCTCACGCTACAAGGGTGCGTACGGGGGACGCGGCAGTGCAAAGTCTCATGAATTCGCCAAGAACGTCCTGAAACGTTGCATTGAGAAGCCGGGTACGCGCGTCGTGTGCGTACGCGAAGTGCAACGTACGTTGGATCAATCCGTCAAGCGGTTACTCGAAGACAAGATCAAAGCTTTTGGCCTTGACTCTGAATTCCACATCGCGAACACGCAGATTGAGACGCCTGGAGATGGCCTTATCATTTTCCAAGGCATGCAAGACCATACGGCTGATTCGATCAAGTCGTTAGAGGGTTTCGATGTCGCCTGGGTCGAAGAAGCGCAGACGGTCAGCGACCGAAGCTTGACGCTCTTGCGCCCTACGATTCGTGAACCAGAAAGCGAATTGTGGTTCTCGTGGAATCCACGGCACTCGACTGATCCGATTGATGCGTTGCTGCGTGGAAAAGAAAAACTGCCAGATTCAATCGTCGTTGGTTCGACGTACGCTGACAACCCATGGTTTCCAGAAGTGCTCCGCAAGGAGATGGAATGGGACAAGCGTAGGGACTACGAAAAATATGAACACGTCTGGGGCGGAGGCTACGAAAAGCACTCCGAAAGCCGCGTGTTCAAGAACTGGAAGCAAGAAGAATTCGTCGCTCCGTCTGATGCCGTCTTCAAGTACGGTGCTGACTGGGGCTTCAGCGTCGACCCTTCGACCCTCGTGCGCTGCCACGTTGCAGGACGCAAGTTGTTTGTCGACTACGAGGCATATCAGATCGGCGTCGAGATTGACCACCTCGGAGCGTTGTTCGACAAGGTGCCAGGCGCTCGCGAATGGGAGATCGTGGCCGACTCCGCGCGGCCCGAGACCATCTCGTACCTGCAGCGCCACGGATTTCCGCGCATGGTCGCCGCGAAAAAAGGGCCGAACTCTGTCAAGGAAGGCGTCATCTTCCTGCAGAACTACGACATCGTCGTGCATCCTCGCTGCGTGCAGACGATCAAGGAGCTGACGCACTACTCCTATGAGGTCGACAAACAGACCGGCACCGTGACGCCCATCCTGGCTGATGACAAGAACCACATCATCGACCCGCTGCGCTACGCCACCGAGAAGCTGCGCGCGGCTGGTGGAGGGCTGACGTGGTAG